The genome window CACAAGCGGAAATCAGATCCGCGAAGCCCCCGTTGTGTAGCGGCCTAGCACGCTGCCCTCTCAAGGCAGTAGCGCCGGTTCGAATCCGGTCGGGGGTACAGATCCTTCCCGCGAAGGTGGACCAGGGTAGCTCCCACCACCATCGATGCAGGATCGCTAGGGCCCCCGTTGTGTAGCGGCCTAGCACGCCGCCCTCTCAAGGCGGTAGCGCCGGTTCGAATCCGGTCGGGGGTACTGACTGGTCTAAACCACATTGGTCTATGGTGTAATTGGCAGCACGACTGATTCTGGTTCAGTTAGTCTTGGTTCGAGTCCAGGTAGACCAGCTGGGACCTGCGGCGGTGTAGTATCAAACGCTTGCAGGCTCCACGCCCCCGTTGTGTAGCGGCCTAGCACGCCGCCCTCTCAAGGCGGTAGCGCCGGTTCGAATCCGGTCGGGGGTACGCATCGAGAAGGCCCTCCACTTCGGTGGGGGGCCTTCTTCGTGTGCCGGTCACGCGCCCCGGCCGCTCGACCGCCCGGCTACTCGATCCCGTAGCGTCGCGCCGACTCCACCTCCTGGGCCAGTCGGTGCAAGGAGCGCAGCACCGGTTCGAAGAGCACCGCCGACGAGACCGCCGTCTCCACCTTCTCCGTGTCGGACTCATAGGTCTCCAGACGATCCAGGTCCCGCACGGCCGCCCGGTACATCAACTCGGCGTACGGACGCATCAGTTCGGCATCGCACGGATAGCCGAGCCGCAGCAGTGTCGCTACCAGCGCGACCAGCGAACGGTGTACGGGGGAGAGGGGGCCGATCTCCCGCGCCGACTCCCAGCCCAGCGTCCGCAGCAGCCGGTCCACCTCGGCCGCCGCCGCGACCGTAGCGGGGTCCTCCTCGTCCGGGTCCGGGGCCTGGGGCAGCGCCCACAGGGCCGCGCCGAGCCGGATCGTACGGCCCAGCGACTCGTCGTCGACGTGCTTCAGCACCTCCCGGGCGTTCGCCACCGGCACCTTGCCCACCTGGATCAACGCCCGCACCAGCCGCAGCCGCCGCAGATGCTCCTCGTCGTACTCCGCCGTCGTCGCGTTGATCTGGCGGCCCGGCGCCAACAACCCCTCGCGCAGGTAGTACTTGATCGTCGCCGTGGACACCCCGCTGCGCTCACTCAGCTCCGCCAGCCGCATTTCTGTTGCGCCTCTCCTTGGGAAGTGTCACTATCCAAACATGGATGGTCGGATAGTGCCGCTCACCAATGAGGGGGAGTCCATGTTCGGAAAGCGGGTCAACCCGGGCCGTACCACCGCGGGCGCCGAGGGCGAGGTGGTGGTCCTGCTGATCGGCGTACGGATCAACCACTTCTGGGCCGTGCGCCACTGGATGCCCGTGCTCACCGCGATGCCCCGGATGCTGCGGGAACTGCGCAGGGACCCGGGCCGGGGACTGCTGAACGCCGTGCTGCTCACGGCCTCGCCGCGTACCTACTACGTCGTCCAGTACTGGGAGTCCAAGGAGAAGCTCTACGGCTACGCGCACGCGCCCGACGCGTTCCACCGGGTGGCGTGGGCGGCGCTCAACCGCAAGGAGCGGAAGGGCGGGAGCCGACAGCATGTGGGGCTCTGGCACGAGACGTATGTGGTGCCGGAGGGGTCGTACGAGTCGATCTACGCGGACATGCCCGCGTTCGGGCTCGCGGCCGCGACGGGGGCGCTGCCGCTGGAGAAGCGGGGGAGGTCGGCGAAGGAGCGGTTCGCCCACCGGCCGGGGGTGAGTGCGTGAGTGGGGTGGGTGCCTAGTCGCCGTGGGGGGAGCTGTGGTCTGGCGGCTGCGGGTTCGATGTGGTTGCTCGCGCAGTTCCCCGCGCCCCTGACGGGACAGGGGTGACCCTCATGCGAAAAGGCCTGCCGCGGCGTTGGGGCAGGCCTTCTCGCATGGTTGGACGGGGGTGGTCAGCCGGTGCGGCGTAGGGCCTCCGAGAGGCGGCCGGCGGCGTCGATGACCGCCTGGGCGTGCATACGGCCGGGGTGGCGGGTCAGGCGCTCGATGGGACCGGATACCGAGACGGCGGCCACCACACGGTTCGACGGGCCGCGCACCGGCGCGGAGACCGAGGCCACGCCCGGCTCGCGCTCGCCGATGGACTGGGCCCAGCCCCGGCGCCGTACCCCCGACAGGGCCGTGGCCGTGAAGCGGGCGCCCTGGAGGCCGCGGTGCAGCCGCTCCGGCTCCTCCCAGGCCATGAGGATCTGGGCCGAGGAACCGGCTTTCATCGTGAGGGTCGAACCGACCGGGACCGTGTCCCGCAGGCCGGAGAGCCGCTCCGCGGCGGCGACACAGATACGCATGTCGCCCTGCCGGCGATAGAGCTGCGCGCTCTCGCCCGTGATGTCGCGGAGGTGGGTGAGCACCGGGCCCGCGGTGGCGAGGAGGCGGTCCTCGCCGGCGGCCGCGGCCAGCTCGGCCAGTCGCGGACCGAGGATGAATCGGCCCTGCATGTCGCGTGCCACCATGCGGTGGTGTTCCAGAGCCACGGCCAGGCGGTGGGCCGTGGGTCGTGCGAGTCCCGTGGCGCCGACCAGACCCGCGAGGGTGGCCGGACCGGACTCCAGAGCGCTCAGGACCAGGGCCGCCTTGTCCAGAACGCCGACGCCGCTACTGTTGTCCATGCAACGATACTCGCGTCTCACTCTGTGAAACGCAAGTTCAATTTCGCGTGGACCTTGCCACTCTGGAAGCAGAACAACGAACGGCTCGCGGACCAACGAGCCCGGCGGCCGGCGCTCATACGAGGGGTACGTGCGCTCGCCACCTCCGATATCTCTAGTTGGGCCGGCGCTCGGACAAGCCGGCCGGAGGGAAAGCGATGGGTAGGACACTCGCGGAGAAGGTCTGGGACGACCATGTCGTCCGGCGCGCCGAGGGCGAGCCCGACCTCCTCTTCATCGATCTGCACCTGCTGCACGAGGTGACCAGCCCCCAGGCCTTCGACGGTCTCCGCAAGAGCGGGCGCAAGGTGCGCCGGCTCGACCTGACCATCGCGACCGAGGACCACAACACCCCCACCCTTGACATCGACAAGCCCATCGCGGACCCGGTCTCCCGCGTACAGTTGGAGACACTGCGCGCCAACGCCGCCGAGTTCGGTGTGCGGCTGCACCCGCTGGGCGACGTCGAGCAGGGTGTCGTGCACGTCGTCGGCCCGCAGCTGGGTCTGACCCAGCCGGGCATGACCGTCGTCTGCGGCGACTCCCACACCTCCACGCACGGCGCCTTCGGCGGTCTGGCGTTCGGTATCGGCACCTCCCAGGTGGAGCATGTGCTGGCCACCCAGACGCTGCCGCTGGTCCGCCCCAAGACCATGGCCATCACCGTCGAGGGCGAGCTGGCCGACGGCGTCACCGCCAAGGACCTGATCCTGGCGATCATCGCCAGGATCGGCACGGGCGGCGGCCAGGGCTATGTCCTGGAGTATCGCGGTCCCGCCATCGAGCAGCTCTCGATGGAGGCCCGGATGACCATCTGCAACATGTCCATCGAGGCCGGCGCCCGTGCGGGCATGATCGCCCCCGACGAGACCACCTTCGCGTACCTCAAGGGCCGCCCGCACGCCCCCGAGGGCGAGGACTGGGACGCGGCCGTCGCGTACTGGCGGACGCTGCGGACGGACGACGACGCCGAGTTCGACGCCGAGGTGATCATCGACGGCACCACGCTGGCGCCGTTCGTCACCTGGGGCACCAACCCCGGCCAGGGCGCGCCGCTTTCGGCGTCCGTCCCCGACCCGGCTTCGTACGAGGACGCTTCGGAGCGCCTCGCCGCCGAAAAGGCCCTGGAGTACATGGGGTTGGAGGCCGGCCAGCCGCTGAAGTCCATCAACGTGGACACCGTCTTCGTAGGTTCGTGCACCAACGGCCGCATCGAGGACCTGCGCGCCGCCGCCGAGCTGATCAAGGGCCGCAAAGTCGCCGACGGCGTACGGATGCTGGTCGTCCCGGGCTCCGCGCGGGTCGGTCTGCAGGCCGTCTCCGAGGGCCTGGACATCGTCTTCAAGGAGGCCGGCGCCGAGTGGCGGCACGCGGGCTGCTCGATGTGTCTGGGCATGAACCCGGACCAGCTGGCCCCGGGTGAGCGCTCCGCGTCCACCTCCAACCGCAACTTCGAGGGGCGGCAGGGCAAGGGCGGCCGTACCCACCTGGTCTCCCCGCAGGTCGCCGCCGCGACGGCCGTGCTGGGCCATCTGGCGTCCCCCGCCGACCTGACCGACGCCACCGCCCCCGCGCCCGCTGGAGTCTGAACAGCCATGGAAGCATTCACCACACACACCGGCCGGGCCGTCCCGCTGCGCCGCAGCAACGTCGACACCGACCAGATCATCCCCGCCCACTGGCTCAAGAAGGTGACCAGGGACGGCTTCGAGGACGGGCTGTTCGAGGCCTGGCGCAAGGACGAGACCTTCATCCTCAACCAGCCCGAGCGCGAGGGCGCCACCGTCCTGGTCGCCGGCCCCGACTTCGGCACCGGCTCCTCCCGTGAGCACGCGGTGTGGGCGCTGCAGAACTACGGCTTCAAGGCCGTCATCTCCTCCCGCTTCGCCGACATCTTCCGCGGCAACTCGCTCAAGAACGGCCTGCTCACGGTCGTCCTGGAGCAGAAGATCGTGGACGCGCTCCAGGAACTCACCGAGAAGGACCCGCAGGCCGAGATCACCGTCGACCTTCAGGCCCGCGAGGTGCGCGCCGAGGGCGTCACCGCCTCCTTCGAGCTGGACGAGAACTCCCGCTGGCGGCTGCTGAACGGCCTGGACGACATCTCCATCACCCTCCAGAACGAGGCCGACATCTCGGCGTACGAGGCCAAGCGGCCCTCGTACAAGCCGAGGACGCTGAAGGTCTGATCCGGCGGCGCGGGCCACCCCTCGGGCGGCCCGCGCAAGGCGGATTCCAGCCACCGCGACACCCCCAGGTACCCCCAATCGTGCACGGTTGGGGGTACCGCCATGTTCGGGTTCGGAGACCTTCGAAGTCCTGTGCAGAAAGGTTTCAACTCCCCTAGTTACAAAGGCGATTGCCGGGGTACGCGCACCATGGTGCGGCCACCGCCGGGGGTGCTTCCAAGGCCCCCGGGAGACGGCAGTTGCCCCCTGCGCAGGCGACAACTCGCCCCAGATGGCACAATCTGTGCATGGAACACGACGGCCAACTCAAGCTCTATACGGCGGTCGCGGGCCAACTCAAGGAAGCGCACACAAGAGTGCGCGCACTGCAAGTCCCGGAGGGCGTACGCATGGCGCTGACCCGGAAGCTGCTGGTCATTACGGCCGTGGCCAAGCACGATCTCGCCGACGCGGCAAGGCGGCTGGAGAGCTTCATGACGGACCTCGACGAGGGGCGAATGCCCGCGGGGGAACGCTGAAGGAACTCCATGACCGCCGAGTTCGTTGCGGCACAAGGGTGATAAGCCCGTTTCGTGTTTGATTTGCGGTATATATCTGCCTAACGTGCGAAAAAGCTTGAACACTTTCGTTCTGGCGATGTCTCCGAAGGGGAAGACGTGAACAAGGCGCAGCTCGTAGAAGCGATTGCGGACAAGGTCGGCGGGCGTCAGCAGGCCGCCGACGCGGTCGACGCCGTTCTGGACGCCATCGTCCGCGCGGTCGTCGCCGGCGACCGGGTGTCGGTCACTGGCTTCGGTTCGTTCGAGAAGGTCGACCGGCCGGCCCGTTACGCCCGCAACCCGCAGACGGGTGAGCGGGTTCGGGTCAAGAAGACCTCCGTGCCCCGTTTCCGCGCGGGCCAGGGTTTCAAGGACCTGGTGAGCGGCTCGAAGAAGCTTCCCCGCGGTGGCGAGGTCGCGGTCAAGAAGGCGCCCAAGGGCAGCCTGAGCGGTGGGGCTTCGGCGACGGTCAAGAAGGCGGTGGCGAAGAAGACCACCGCGAAGAAGGTGACCGCCCGCAAGACCACCGCCGCGGCCAAGAAGACGACGGCCGCCGCGAAGAAGACCACGGCGAAGAAGACGACCGCCAAGAAGGCCACGACCAAGTCGGCGGCGGCGAAGAAGACGGCCGCCAAGAAGACCACGGCGGCGGCGAAGAAGACCGCGGCGAAGAAGGCGCCGGCCAAGAAGGCCACCGCGAAGAAGGCGCCGGCCAAGAAGTCGACGGCTCGCAAGACGACCGCGAAGAAGACGGCCGCGCGTCAGGCGTAGAACGCTTGGTACTCACACGCACCGGGCCGGGCTCCCTGTTACTTGGAGCCCGGCCCGCGGCGTGTGCAAGGGCGTGGCCTTGAGTAGGAATCCGTTCAGAACGTCTGCAGGGTGATCAGGGTGATGCGCGGGTTCTCCGCCTCGCCGTCCGTCTCGATCCTGACCCGCTGGCCCGGCCGGAGCAGACGCAGGGCGCCCGCGTCGAAGGCCGGGGCGTCGAAGGGGAGCGGGGTGCCGTCGTCCAGGAGGACCTGGCCGGTGCGGGTGGCGGGGTCGTAGGTGTACGCGGTGGCCTGCATGGCCGCAGCCTACTGGCCGGGGATCAGCAGACGCGCGGCCGCGGCGGCCGTACGGGGACCGACGCCGAGACCGAGGGCGGCGCGCAGGTCGTCGCCGGTGTCGACGTCCTGGCGTACGGAGTCGACGGCGGTCGGGGCGAGTTCCACGGCGCCGGAGCGGCGGTGGCGCAGGCGCGAGCCGGGGCCGAAGACGGGGGAGAGGTCATGACCGGGGGTCGCGGCGAGCAGGGTGGTGCCGGTGCCCGCGGCGTCCGGGAGGAAGGAACGGGGGAATTCGGCTGCCGCGTTCAGGACGCGGGTCAATTCCTCGGGGCGCAGAGCGGGCAGATCGGCGTTCAGAGCCGCTACGGGGCTTTGCGGGCGTATATCCCGGACCATCGCTGTTCCGTGCCGCAGCGCGGCGTTCAGGCCGTCCGGGGAGCCGTTCCGGGGATTCTCGGGGACGGTGCGGGCGCCCAGGGCCGCCAGTTCGCGGGCGGCGAGCGGGTCGTCCGTGACCACCACCACACCGTGCACCGCCGCCGCGGCCAGGGCCGCGGCCACGGTGTCCTGGGCGAAGGCGAGGGCCAGGCCGGGGCGCACCGCGTCCGCGGCGGTGTCCGAGAGTCTGCTCTTGGCCCGCGCCAAGGGCTTCACGGGTACGACCAGGGTCCACTGCACGGGGGTTACGTCCCTCTCTTGTCGCCGCCATTGTCACCTGGGCGCAATGGACCGTCGCGGGGCGGGGCGTACGGTGTTCTCGACAGACCGGCAGCCCGGGGCGACACTTGTGCGGCTCCGGGCCCCGGAACAGGCCCTGGGAAGTCCTAGAGGAAGGTGTCCGCGTGCCCCGCCGGAGAATCGGCTTCTGGTACCGCCTCGCCGCGGTGATCGCCAAACCACCCCTGGTGGTGCTGATCAAGCGGGACTGGCGTGGAATGGAGAACATTCCGGCCGAGGGTGGATTTATCACCGCCGTGAACCACAATTCGCATGTCGATCCCTTTGCGTACGCCCATTATCAGTACAACAGCGGCCGGGTTCCGCGATTTCTCGCGAAGAGCGGTCTCTTCGGCAAGGGATTCATCGGCGCCGTGATGCGCGGCACCGGACAGATCCCCGTCTATCGCGAGAGCACCGACGCGCTGAGCGCCTTCCGGGCCGCGATCGACGCCGTGGAGCGCGGCGAGTGCGTCGCCTTCTACCCCGAGGGCACCCTCACCCGCGACCCGGACGGCTGGCCCATGACCGGCAAGACCGGCGCCGCGCGGGTCGCCCTGCAGACCAGGTGCCCGGTGATCCCGGTCGCGCAGTGGGGCGCCAACGAACTGCTGCCGCCGTACGCCAGGAAGCCCAGCCTCCTGCCGCGCAAGACCCACCATGTGCTGGCCGGCCCGCCCGTCGACCTGTCGGCCTTCTACGGCCGGGAGATGAGCCCCGACCTGCTGAAGGACGCGACGGAGGTCATCATGGCCGCCGTCACCCGCCAGCTGGAGGAGATCCGCGGCGAGCAGGCGCCCGAGACGCCGTACGACCCGAAGCGGGAGCGGATCGAGCAGCGGCGCAGGTCCGCCCGCGCGGTCGAGCACCGGCGGCCCGAGCAGCACAATGGAGCGTTGCGGGGGCAGCAACGTCCCGAACGTCAGGAAGAGGGGCAGGGCAAGTGAGCAAGCCGGTCAAGGCGGCCGTGTTCAGCGCCGGTTCATGGGGCACGGCCTTCGGTACGGTGCTCGCCGACGCCGGGTGCGAGGTCACCCTGTGGGCGCGCCGCGCGGAGGTCGCGGACGCGATCAACTCCACACGGATCAACAGCGACTACCTGCCGGGCCTGGAACTCCCGGGGAACGTGCGGGCCACCACGGACCCGGCCGAGGCCGCCGCCGACGCCGACTTCACGGTGCTGTCCGTACCGTCCCAGACGCTGCGCGCCAACCTCGCCGAATGGGTGCCCCTGCTGGCCCCCGGCACTGTCCTCGTCTCCCTCATGAAAGGCGTCGAACTCGGTTCCGCCATGCGGATGAGCGAGGTCATCGAGGACGTCGCCAAGGTCGGGCAGGACCGTATCGCCGTCGTCACCGGGCCGAACCTGGCGCGGGAGATCGCCTCCCGGATGCCGGCCGCCTCGGTGGTCGCCTGTACCGACGAGGCCGTGGCCCAGCGGCTCCAGACCGCCTGCCACACCCCCTACTTCCGCCCGTACACCAACACCGACGTCGTCGGCTGCGAGCTGGGCGGCGCGGTGAAGAACGTCATCGGGCTCGCCGTCGGCATCGCGGACGGCATGGGCCTCGGCGACAACGCCAAGGGCTCGCTCATCACCCGCGGTCTCGCCGAGACGACCCGGCTCGGTCTCGCGATGGGCGCCGACCCGCTCACCTTCGCCGGACTCGCGGGCCTCGGCGACCTGGTGGCGACCTGTTCCTCGCCGCTCTCCCGGAACCACACCTTCGGCACCAACCTCGGCAAGGGCATGACCCTCCAGGAGACCATCGCGGTCACCAAGCAGACCGCCGAGGGCGTCAAGTCCTGTGAGTCCGTACTGGACTTGGGGCGCCGGCACGGCGTCGACATGCCCATCACGGAGACGGTCGTCGACATCGTGCACGACGGCAAGCCGCCGGTCGTCGCCCTCAAGGAGATGATGTCGCGCAGTGCCAAACCGGAGCGACGCTGAGCGAAAGCGACCGTTCGGGCACTGACTGGCGTCCTACCAACGGGTACTCTCATCGCGATATGAGCACCGAGAACCTCCCCCAGAGCCCTCAGCAGCCGTCCCGCAAGCCGCGCGTGGCCGTCGTCTTCGGCGGCCGAAGCTCGGAACACGGGATCTCCGTGGTCACGGCCGGCGCCGTCCTGCGGGCCATCGACCGGACCAAGTACGACGTCCTGCCGATCGGTATCACCCGGGAAGGCCGCTGGTTCCTCACCGCCGACGAACCGGACCGCATGGCGATCACCGACCGCCGTACGCCGAGCGTCGAGGATCTCGCCGAGTCGCGGGAGGGCGGTGTGGTGCTCCCCGTCGACCCCGCCAACCGCGAAGTCGTCTACAGCGAACCCGGATCGGTGCCCAAGGCGCTCGGCGAGGTCGACGTCGTCTTCCCCGTCCTGCACGGTCCGTACGGCGAGGACGGCACCCTCCAGGGCATGCTGGAGCTGTCCGGTGTCCCGTACGTCGGCTCGGGCGTCCTCGCCTCGGCCGTCGGCCAGGACAAGGAGTACATGAAGCGGGTGTTCACCTCCTTCGGGCTCAAGGTCGGCCCGTACGTGGTGATCCGGCCCCGCGAGTGGCAGCTCGACGAGTCCGCCGCCCGGAAGAAGATCATCGACCTCGCCGGTGAGCACGGCTGGCCGCTCTTCGTGAAGCCGGCCCGCGCGGGCTCCTCGATCGGCATCACCAAGGTCGACGACCTCGCCGGGCTCGACGAGGCGATCGCCGAGGCCCAGCGGCACGACCCGAAGATCCTGGTCGAGGCGGCGCTGCGCGGCCGGGAGATCGAGTGCGGCGTCCTGGAGTTCGAGGACGGCCCGCGCGCCTCCGTCCCGGCCGAGATCCCGCCGCCCGAGGCCCACGCGTACTACGACTTCGAGGCCAAGTACATCGACTCGACGCCCGGCATCGTCCCGGCCCCGCTCACCGAGTTGGAGACCGCCGAGGTCCAGCGGCTCGCGGTCGACGCCTTCGAGGCGGCCTCCTGCGAGGGCCTGGTCCGCGCGGACTTCTTCCTCACGGACGACGGCGAGTTCGTGATCAACGAGATCAACACGCTCCCCGGCTTCACCCCGATCTCGATGTACCCGGCGATGTGGAAGGCGAGCGGGGTCGAGTACGGCGAACTGGTGGACCGTCTGATCCAGGCCGCGCTGCACAGGTCGACGGGCCTGCGCTGAGACGAGCCCCTGATGGGCCGCGAGGCCCAAAAGGGGCGCGGGGCTGTGTCGATGTGCGGCTCCGCCGCGTGGGCGCGACCAGCCACGATCCGGCTCGCAGCCTCCCGACGGCCTCTCGAGGCACCCCCTCAGGAGGCCACTCCCTCAGGAACCGCCTGCTTGATGGCAGGCGCCAGCCCGACCAGGATCGGCGACGTGTCCTCCGCGGCCCGCTCCGCCGTCACGGACACCTCCACATACGCGGAGCGATTCGCCGTGGTGAAGCGGTAAGCCCCCCCGTCCCGCTTCTCCATCAGCCAGTTCACCCCGTCCACCACCCCGGCCAACGCGTCGGCGTCCCGCCCCTCCGCCACCCCGGGGTCGATCATCTTGGGCGGCTGGGGTACACCACAGCGCAGTATGATCACCGCGTCACCCCAGCCCGCCGTCAGCTCGGAGGCCGGCCGCGGATCCCGGCGGCCGAGACCGTCCACCTTCCGCGGCAACACCTTGTCCAGGTTCCGGCACAGTTTCACGGCGGCGGCCCCCGTGCTGGGAACCGCCGCCGAGCCGCCGTCGTCTGCTGAGGAGCAGCCCGCGACGGCGATCAACGACATGGCGAGGACGGGCAGCCCGAGGCGAGCGGGGCGCCGGTGACGGAACGAGTTCACCGGCCAAGGGTAGACGGGGGCTACAGATGCACGACCGGGCAGGTCAGGGTGCGGGTGATCCCGTCCACTTGCTGGACCTTCGCGACCACCAGCCGGCCGAGATCGTCGACGGTGTCGGCCTGGGCGCGCACGATGACGTCGTACGGACCCGTCACGTCCTCGGCCTGGACGACACCGGGGAGCTTGCTGATCGTGTCGGCGACGGTCGACGCCTTGCCGACCTCCGTCTGGATCAGGATGTACGCCTGTACCACGGAACCTCCAGGGCGGCCACGAGGATCATGTGGATCATGTCGGGAAAAGGAACGCCACGGTATCGCGTCGCCGAGCGCCAGGGGGAGACCCGTGGAGGCCGCGCCGCACGCACCGGGGTGCGGGGACGACGGAAGTTGACGGTCCACTCGACCGTACCGAGGACGAGAACGGCCCGCGACCGGGCGCCTGTGACACTGGAAGCGGCACAAGAAGGGGCGATACGACGATGAAGGGCACCGTGGGCGAGCTGGGGGAGTTCGGGCTCATCAGGGAGCTGACCTCCCGGCTCACCACCACCCCGGCGGTCCGGGTCGGCCCCGGCGACGACGCCGCCGTGGTGGCGGCGCCGGACCGCAGGGTCGTGGCGAGCACCGACATCCTCCTGGAAGGGCGGCACTTCCGCCGCGACTGGTCCACGGCGTACGACGTCGGCCGCAAGGCCGCCGCGCAGAACCTCGCGGACATCGCCGCCATGGGCGCCGTGCCCACCGCGCTGCTCCTCGGCCTGGTGGCGCCCGTCGAACTCCCGGTGACCTGGGCCACCGAACTGATGGACGGCCTGCGCGACGAGTGCCAGGTGGCCGGCGCGGCCGTGGTCGGCGGTGACGTGGTGCGCGGCGACACCATCATGATCTCGATCACCGCGCTCGGTGATCTGCGCAACCACGAGCCCGTGACCAGGGGCGGCGCCCAGCCCGGCGATGTGGTCGCCGTCACCGGCTGGCTCGGCTGGTCCGCCGCCGGGCACGCCGTGCTCTCCCGGGGCTTCCGCTCGCCCCGCGCCTTCGTGGAGGCCCACCGGCGGCCCGAGCCGCCGTACCACGCGGGCCCGGCCGCCGCCTCGCTCGGCGCGACCGCGATGTGCGACGTCAGCGACGGGCTGATCGCGGACCTGGGGCACATCGCCGAGGCGAGCAAGTGCCGGATC of Streptomyces phaeolivaceus contains these proteins:
- a CDS encoding Lrp/AsnC family transcriptional regulator; protein product: MVQAYILIQTEVGKASTVADTISKLPGVVQAEDVTGPYDVIVRAQADTVDDLGRLVVAKVQQVDGITRTLTCPVVHL
- a CDS encoding thiamine-phosphate kinase, whose amino-acid sequence is MKGTVGELGEFGLIRELTSRLTTTPAVRVGPGDDAAVVAAPDRRVVASTDILLEGRHFRRDWSTAYDVGRKAAAQNLADIAAMGAVPTALLLGLVAPVELPVTWATELMDGLRDECQVAGAAVVGGDVVRGDTIMISITALGDLRNHEPVTRGGAQPGDVVAVTGWLGWSAAGHAVLSRGFRSPRAFVEAHRRPEPPYHAGPAAASLGATAMCDVSDGLIADLGHIAEASKCRIDIRSGAIDIPTQMHDIGQAVGVDPLQWVLTGGEDHAIVATFPQDVKLPARWKVIGEVLNPSALPQVTVDGAPWTSKGGWDHFGDIES